Part of the Virgibacillus natechei genome is shown below.
TTTGGTATATTATATACTATGGCATTTTTATTTCTAAACCATGATTAGCCCCGGAATCTAATTATGTTCAGATATAGGAATAACAACGAATTTAAATGAATGAAATGAACGAAAATGAATGATTGAAATATGGAGGGAAACTATCATGCGCACAACTTTCATGGCAAATGAAAATAATATCGAACGCAAATGGCTTGTTGTGGATGCTGAAGGCCAACGTCTTGGTCGTTTGGCAAGTGAGGTTGCTGCGATCCTTCGTGGAAAGCATAAACCAACTTACACACCACACGCTGATACTGGTGATAATATAATTATCATTAACGCTGCAAAAATAGAGTTAACTGGTAATAAAATGGATGACAAAATGTACTACCGTCACACAGGTTATTCTAGTGGTATAAAAGAACG
Proteins encoded:
- the rplM gene encoding 50S ribosomal protein L13; the protein is MRTTFMANENNIERKWLVVDAEGQRLGRLASEVAAILRGKHKPTYTPHADTGDNIIIINAAKIELTGNKMDDKMYYRHTGYSSGIKERNANEMRTKYPEQMLELAVKGMLPNGPLGRKMAKKLHVFRGSEHNHQAQKPQTYELRG